The following are encoded in a window of Algiphilus aromaticivorans DG1253 genomic DNA:
- a CDS encoding dihydroxy-acid dehydratase codes for MSLNRHSRKVTQPASQGAAQAILCGTGLTPDQLGKAQVGIGTVWYDGSTCNQHLLDFATRVREAVAGADMVGMRFVAAGVNDAIAMGREAMRYSLPSRDLIADSMETVMCAHGYDALVAIPGCDKNLPGSLMAIARMNRPAMVLFGGHIAPGRLDGRDVDVISAFQAYGELVRGSIDEGRHRAIVRSACPGAGACGGMYTASTMAMVIETLGFCLPGSSSAPALSDDKRRECDRVGETIRSVMTDGPLPRDLLTPASLRNALAVVMAMGGSTNAVLHLLAIAHSAGVPLSLEDVHAVAESVPVLADMKPAGRFVMADVHRIGGTPAVLRHLIARGLVNGDTPTITGRSLAENVAAAPELGADQEVVRLSAPFIRDRGHIHVLRGNFAPGGAIAKVGHGIPDAFTGPARVFETEQAMLDGLSEGAIVEGDVVVIRNQGPRGGPGMPEMLTPSAALAGAGLAGRVALVTDGRFSGGSHGLLIGHVVPEAYDHGPIARLQSGDTVTIDLRNNRIDCAALDERGEAPHRPASPERLTGMLAHYRETVAVASMGCIR; via the coding sequence ATGTCCCTCAACCGCCACAGCCGCAAGGTCACCCAGCCCGCCTCGCAGGGGGCGGCGCAGGCCATTCTCTGCGGAACCGGCCTGACGCCGGATCAGCTCGGAAAGGCGCAAGTCGGCATCGGCACCGTCTGGTACGACGGCAGCACCTGCAATCAGCATCTGCTGGACTTCGCGACACGGGTCCGCGAGGCGGTTGCCGGTGCGGACATGGTCGGCATGCGCTTCGTCGCCGCCGGCGTGAACGACGCCATCGCGATGGGCAGGGAGGCGATGCGCTACTCGCTGCCATCGCGCGACCTCATCGCGGACTCCATGGAGACGGTGATGTGCGCGCACGGCTACGACGCCCTCGTGGCCATCCCCGGATGCGACAAGAATCTCCCGGGCTCCCTCATGGCGATCGCGCGAATGAACCGGCCCGCGATGGTGCTCTTCGGCGGGCACATCGCGCCCGGCCGCCTGGACGGGCGGGATGTCGACGTCATCAGCGCCTTCCAGGCCTATGGCGAGCTGGTCCGGGGAAGCATCGACGAAGGCCGCCACCGTGCCATCGTGCGCAGCGCCTGCCCGGGGGCCGGTGCCTGCGGCGGCATGTACACGGCCAGCACCATGGCGATGGTCATCGAGACGCTGGGCTTCTGCCTGCCGGGAAGCTCCTCCGCGCCGGCGCTGAGCGACGACAAGCGCCGCGAGTGCGACCGGGTCGGCGAGACCATCCGCAGCGTGATGACGGACGGCCCGCTGCCCCGCGACCTCTTGACGCCGGCAAGCCTGCGCAATGCGCTGGCAGTGGTCATGGCCATGGGCGGCTCGACGAATGCGGTGCTGCATCTGCTGGCCATCGCGCACAGCGCCGGCGTGCCGCTGTCGCTGGAGGATGTGCACGCCGTCGCCGAGTCCGTGCCGGTGCTTGCCGACATGAAGCCAGCCGGGCGCTTCGTCATGGCCGATGTGCACCGCATCGGCGGCACACCGGCCGTCCTCAGGCACCTGATCGCGCGTGGCCTCGTCAACGGGGACACGCCCACCATCACCGGCAGGTCACTGGCCGAGAACGTCGCGGCGGCGCCCGAGCTGGGCGCCGACCAGGAGGTGGTGCGCCTCAGCGCGCCCTTCATCCGGGATCGCGGCCATATCCACGTGCTGCGCGGAAATTTCGCGCCGGGCGGTGCCATCGCCAAGGTCGGCCACGGCATCCCGGACGCTTTCACCGGCCCGGCCAGGGTCTTCGAAACCGAGCAGGCCATGCTCGACGGCCTCTCCGAGGGCGCGATCGTCGAGGGCGACGTGGTGGTCATCCGCAATCAGGGCCCGCGCGGCGGCCCCGGCATGCCGGAAATGCTCACCCCCAGCGCGGCGCTGGCCGGCGCGGGGCTGGCCGGCCGGGTCGCCCTGGTGACCGACGGCCGCTTCTCCGGAGGATCACACGGCCTGCTGATCGGCCATGTGGTCCCGGAAGCCTACGACCACGGGCCGATCGCAAGGCTGCAGAGCGGCGACACCGTGACGATCGACCTGCGCAACAACCGCATCGACTGCGCTGCCCTCGACGAGCGCGGGGAAGCGCCCCATCGGCCGGCTTCGCCGGAGCGCCTCACGGGCATGCTGGCGCACTATCGGGAAACCGTGGCGGTTGCCTCCATGGGCTGCATTCGCTAG
- a CDS encoding DUF2256 domain-containing protein: MPRVTESRKKSTLPEKNCPVCRRPFAWRRKWARDWEAVRYCSERCSRNRGAAHG, encoded by the coding sequence ATGCCACGGGTTACCGAAAGTCGGAAAAAGTCGACACTTCCCGAAAAGAACTGTCCGGTCTGCCGCAGGCCTTTCGCCTGGCGTCGCAAGTGGGCAAGGGACTGGGAGGCGGTGCGCTATTGCTCGGAGCGCTGCAGCCGCAACCGCGGGGCGGCCCATGGCTGA
- a CDS encoding endonuclease NucS domain-containing protein — translation MARAIREVLEPMSRPATSDEIKAAVMSAYPGKWQRSTLQAHLYGCAVNNPKGYIHHPNAQKFLYKNSDGTFEIYAEEKHGPNEWEPTEGEDESSGTAELVEASIGLERDIEDHLVNNLELIERGLEFVARQFVTEVGRIDILARDSSGNRVVIELKVGEAKDSSVGQIARYLGWFRKLDGKDCRGLLIASGFPEGARYAASVFPNLKLLAYRVQFSFGDSGL, via the coding sequence ATGGCGCGTGCAATTCGGGAAGTCCTTGAGCCAATGAGTAGGCCCGCCACTTCGGACGAGATCAAAGCCGCTGTGATGTCGGCGTATCCTGGCAAATGGCAAAGATCAACTTTGCAGGCTCATCTGTACGGCTGCGCGGTCAACAACCCGAAGGGTTACATTCATCATCCTAATGCTCAAAAGTTTCTGTACAAGAACTCGGATGGAACGTTTGAGATTTATGCGGAAGAGAAGCATGGCCCGAATGAATGGGAACCAACTGAAGGCGAAGACGAATCGTCCGGAACAGCCGAACTCGTCGAGGCTTCTATTGGGTTAGAACGAGACATCGAAGACCATCTTGTCAACAACCTTGAGTTGATTGAAAGGGGCTTGGAGTTCGTTGCGCGGCAATTTGTGACAGAGGTAGGCCGAATAGACATATTGGCCCGTGATTCCAGCGGAAACCGGGTCGTGATTGAACTCAAGGTCGGGGAGGCGAAAGATTCGTCCGTGGGGCAAATTGCACGATATCTCGGGTGGTTCAGAAAGCTAGATGGAAAGGATTGCAGAGGTCTCCTCATCGCAAGTGGATTCCCCGAAGGAGCGCGCTACGCGGCATCCGTATTTCCGAACTTGAAACTGCTTGCCTACAGAGTTCAGTTTAGCTTTGGCGATTCCGGCCTGTGA
- a CDS encoding LysR family transcriptional regulator, with the protein MDPAITLRHIRCFGVVAEEAHIGRAAQRLHVSQPPLTRTIRELEERLGFALIEKRGRGIRITAAGRCFASRAAEAVQGLDEAVASARRVAEGTVGEIRMGFVSTALYGPLLARLASFQQDKPEVSVLLSEQTLVDQLAGLHAGKLDVGIAIEVQGIEPLLAVPLWDEALSVCLPRRHPLARSEEALSPEGILREPMVGFPSERAPGLQKKIARALATEPDRLRFAQVAVQMQTIIGLVAAGYGLSIVPASMRNLGRSEVVYRDIAGSRERATTYLLRRSFPPPLVQKLEAALATADSEHRDASD; encoded by the coding sequence ATGGATCCAGCGATCACGCTTCGCCACATCCGCTGTTTCGGCGTGGTGGCAGAGGAAGCGCACATCGGCCGCGCCGCGCAGCGGCTGCATGTCTCCCAGCCACCGCTCACGCGGACGATCCGCGAGCTGGAGGAGCGCCTCGGCTTCGCCCTGATCGAGAAGCGGGGCCGGGGCATCCGGATCACGGCCGCCGGTCGGTGCTTCGCGAGCAGGGCGGCCGAAGCCGTGCAGGGCCTGGACGAGGCGGTGGCATCCGCCCGGCGCGTGGCGGAAGGCACGGTCGGCGAGATTCGCATGGGTTTCGTGAGCACGGCGCTCTACGGCCCGCTCCTGGCGCGCCTGGCAAGCTTTCAGCAAGACAAGCCCGAGGTGTCGGTCCTGCTCAGCGAACAGACGCTGGTCGATCAGCTTGCCGGCCTGCACGCGGGCAAGCTCGATGTCGGCATCGCCATCGAGGTGCAGGGTATCGAACCGCTGCTTGCGGTCCCGTTATGGGACGAGGCGCTGAGCGTTTGCCTGCCGCGCCGGCATCCGCTTGCGCGCAGCGAAGAAGCGCTGAGCCCCGAGGGGATTCTCCGCGAGCCGATGGTCGGCTTTCCCTCGGAGCGCGCGCCCGGCCTCCAGAAGAAGATCGCCCGCGCGCTGGCAACCGAGCCGGACCGGCTGCGCTTCGCGCAGGTCGCCGTGCAGATGCAGACCATCATCGGGCTGGTCGCGGCCGGCTACGGCCTGAGCATCGTGCCGGCCTCCATGCGGAATCTGGGGCGCTCGGAAGTGGTGTACCGGGATATCGCGGGCAGCCGGGAGCGGGCCACGACCTACCTGCTGCGACGCAGCTTCCCGCCGCCGCTGGTGCAGAAGCTCGAAGCGGCACTGGCAACCGCCGACAGCGAGCACCGCGACGCGAGCGATTGA
- the katG gene encoding catalase/peroxidase HPI, whose product MTRKAISVLTAALLGGQAAMFSGLAVAQAEPKPNSFWWPEQLDLSPLRDHDASSNPYGEDFDYAEAFAKLDVDAVKADIRETLTDSKDWWPADWGHYGPLMIRMAWHSAGTYRTSDGRGGAGGGQQRFDPLNSWPDNANLDKARRLLWPVKQKYGRNLSWADLMVLTGNVAMEDMGLKTFGFAGGRADDWEPDLVYWGPEMEMMGSDRHDDEGNLDKRLGATHMGLIYVNPEGPGGNPDPLASAKQIRQAFGHMAMNDEETVALIAGGHTFGKVHGAHDPGDCVGPEPAAADIEEQGLGWKNECGKGNAEDTVTSGLEGAWTQSPTRWTHLYLTNLFNHEWELTESPAGAKQWEAKDGALDATVADAHVEGKRNAPIMLTTDIALKKDPEYRKISKRFMENPEAFEDAFARAWFKLTHRDMGPRARYVGDNVPEEQLIWQDPLPEADYKVISDKDIKRLKAAILDSGLSVPELVRTAWASAASYRGSDMRGGANGARVRLAPQKDWPANNPDELQKVLNRLEEIRADFNDDLGSRKRVSLADTIVIGGAAAIEKAAADSGHDIEVPVEPGRVDASAEQTDADSFAELEPTADGFRNYFGDDNERSPAEMLVERADLLTLTVPEMTVLVGGMRALDANTGGADHGVFTDEPGQLSNDFFVNLLSMQTEWSKADGADGVYIGRDRASGEQKWTATPVDLIFGSNSELRAVAEVYAADDANDKFVQDFVDAWTKVMRLDRFDLS is encoded by the coding sequence ATGACTAGAAAAGCGATATCCGTACTGACGGCGGCCCTGCTGGGCGGACAAGCCGCGATGTTTTCAGGGCTGGCTGTAGCGCAGGCCGAGCCGAAACCCAATTCCTTCTGGTGGCCGGAGCAGCTGGATCTGTCCCCGCTGCGCGACCACGACGCCTCGTCCAATCCCTACGGCGAGGACTTCGACTACGCCGAGGCCTTCGCCAAGCTGGATGTTGACGCCGTCAAGGCCGACATCCGCGAGACCCTTACCGACTCGAAGGACTGGTGGCCGGCGGACTGGGGGCACTACGGCCCGCTCATGATCCGTATGGCGTGGCACAGCGCCGGCACCTATCGCACCTCCGACGGACGCGGCGGCGCCGGCGGCGGCCAGCAGCGTTTCGACCCGCTCAACAGCTGGCCGGACAACGCCAACCTCGACAAGGCGCGCCGGCTGCTCTGGCCGGTCAAGCAGAAGTATGGCCGCAACCTCTCCTGGGCCGACCTCATGGTGCTGACCGGCAATGTCGCCATGGAGGACATGGGCCTCAAGACCTTCGGCTTCGCCGGTGGCCGCGCCGACGACTGGGAGCCGGACCTCGTCTACTGGGGCCCCGAGATGGAGATGATGGGCAGCGACCGCCATGACGATGAGGGCAACCTGGACAAGCGCCTGGGTGCCACCCACATGGGGCTGATATACGTCAATCCGGAAGGCCCCGGTGGCAATCCGGACCCGCTGGCCTCCGCCAAGCAGATCCGCCAGGCCTTCGGTCACATGGCGATGAATGACGAAGAGACCGTCGCGCTGATCGCCGGCGGCCACACCTTCGGCAAGGTGCACGGCGCCCACGACCCGGGCGACTGCGTCGGCCCCGAGCCGGCGGCTGCCGACATCGAGGAGCAGGGCCTGGGCTGGAAGAACGAGTGCGGCAAGGGTAATGCCGAAGACACCGTCACCAGCGGCCTGGAAGGCGCCTGGACACAGTCGCCCACGCGCTGGACGCACCTCTATCTGACCAACCTCTTCAACCACGAGTGGGAGCTGACGGAGAGCCCCGCCGGTGCCAAGCAGTGGGAGGCCAAGGACGGTGCATTGGATGCCACGGTCGCCGACGCCCACGTCGAAGGCAAGCGCAACGCGCCGATCATGCTGACCACGGACATCGCGCTGAAGAAGGACCCCGAGTACCGCAAGATCTCCAAGCGCTTCATGGAGAACCCCGAGGCGTTCGAGGACGCCTTCGCCCGCGCCTGGTTCAAGCTCACCCACCGCGACATGGGCCCGCGCGCCCGCTACGTGGGTGACAACGTGCCGGAGGAGCAGCTGATCTGGCAGGACCCGCTGCCCGAGGCCGACTACAAGGTCATCAGCGACAAGGACATCAAGCGCCTGAAGGCCGCCATCCTTGATTCTGGCCTGAGCGTTCCGGAGCTGGTCCGCACCGCCTGGGCATCCGCCGCCAGCTACCGCGGCAGCGACATGCGTGGCGGCGCCAACGGCGCACGCGTCCGTCTCGCCCCGCAGAAGGACTGGCCGGCGAACAACCCGGACGAGCTGCAGAAGGTGCTGAACCGTCTCGAGGAAATCCGCGCCGACTTCAACGACGACCTGGGCAGCAGGAAGCGCGTCTCGCTGGCGGACACCATCGTTATCGGCGGTGCTGCGGCCATCGAAAAGGCCGCGGCTGATTCTGGTCACGACATCGAGGTGCCCGTCGAGCCCGGCCGCGTCGACGCCAGCGCCGAGCAGACCGACGCCGACTCCTTCGCCGAGCTGGAGCCCACCGCGGACGGCTTCCGCAACTACTTCGGCGACGACAACGAGCGTTCGCCCGCCGAGATGCTCGTCGAGCGCGCCGATCTGCTGACCCTGACCGTGCCCGAGATGACGGTGCTGGTTGGCGGCATGCGGGCGCTGGATGCCAACACCGGCGGCGCCGACCACGGCGTATTCACCGACGAGCCCGGCCAGCTGAGCAACGACTTCTTCGTCAACCTGCTCAGCATGCAGACCGAGTGGAGCAAGGCCGACGGCGCCGACGGCGTCTACATCGGCCGCGACCGCGCCAGCGGCGAGCAGAAGTGGACCGCCACGCCGGTCGACCTCATCTTCGGCTCCAACTCCGAGCTGCGCGCCGTCGCCGAGGTCTACGCCGCCGACGATGCCAACGATAAGTTTGTGCAGGACTTCGTCGACGCCTGGACCAAGGTCATGCGGCTGGACCGCTTCGACCTGAGCTGA
- a CDS encoding alpha/beta fold hydrolase: MTSKHYRQALIDKIETSVTQSNVMVGLVKTAYLSSGSGQPLIFLHGAGAGAVTWYPSIGAVSQHFHVIAPDIVGYGESDKPEGAYDRAYFSNWLKGFLLAVNIPKAHIVGLSQGGAIALQFVLDNPEMVDKLVLADSGALGAQPSFASFLGMLWLNSFPSSLANRFYSRFILFNPEKRDSNHAHYSVEIIKSKGGKNAFRQGRGAAVSEMSENSLRQIVKDTLIIWGENDQLFSVEHGKAAAEVMRNARFCSIPNAGHLPLMDQPEVFNNALLGFLIESEKVEEKQA, encoded by the coding sequence ATGACTAGCAAACACTACCGGCAAGCTTTGATAGATAAAATCGAAACATCTGTCACTCAAAGCAATGTTATGGTTGGTTTGGTTAAAACGGCCTACTTATCCTCCGGCTCTGGTCAACCTCTGATTTTTCTACATGGAGCCGGAGCAGGGGCGGTGACTTGGTATCCGTCCATTGGGGCTGTATCACAGCATTTCCACGTGATTGCTCCTGACATAGTTGGTTACGGTGAATCCGATAAGCCTGAGGGAGCCTATGATCGCGCTTATTTTTCCAACTGGTTAAAGGGCTTCCTGTTGGCAGTAAATATCCCTAAAGCACATATTGTGGGCTTGTCTCAGGGAGGGGCAATTGCCCTCCAGTTCGTTCTGGATAATCCTGAAATGGTCGACAAGCTCGTTCTGGCTGATTCTGGTGCACTTGGTGCTCAGCCTTCTTTTGCTTCTTTTTTGGGTATGCTTTGGCTGAACAGTTTCCCGTCTTCTCTGGCTAATCGATTCTACTCGAGATTTATATTGTTCAATCCCGAGAAAAGAGATTCCAATCATGCGCACTATTCCGTCGAAATTATTAAGAGTAAGGGCGGTAAGAATGCGTTTCGCCAGGGTCGAGGGGCGGCTGTGTCAGAAATGTCAGAAAATTCGCTTCGTCAGATAGTAAAAGATACTCTGATTATTTGGGGGGAGAATGATCAATTATTTTCTGTTGAACATGGCAAAGCCGCGGCTGAGGTTATGCGTAATGCGAGGTTTTGTAGCATTCCGAACGCTGGGCACCTGCCGCTGATGGATCAGCCTGAGGTCTTTAACAATGCTCTTCTTGGATTTTTAATAGAAAGTGAAAAAGTCGAGGAAAAACAGGCCTAA
- a CDS encoding M23 family metallopeptidase, producing the protein MIFVAFQVGLPLLLIAWLAFLPAKSLLAYAFQLLGVGLVLLALGLVALWALPPWWTPWLFAALWLVAVVRHLARSARISPLWPTGTSWVPLICGLALAAVGGWASVTALAGRSPSPGEIVDIPNPMGPGRYLVAHGGSRELINVHLKTLNPDVPRFADWRGQSYAIDLLAINKLGLRVDGLLPPDPARYVIFGRPLHAPCAGTVTSAEDALPDNRVPRMNRDRMLGNHVLLRCGDVELVFAHLRHGTVQVEQGQSVSKGALLGEVGNSGNSSEPHLHIHAQRPSLSDAPAAGEPLALRIDGRYPVRNDVISGHEW; encoded by the coding sequence GTGATCTTCGTGGCCTTCCAGGTCGGCCTGCCGCTGCTGCTGATCGCCTGGCTGGCTTTCCTCCCGGCGAAGAGTCTTCTCGCATACGCATTCCAGCTACTCGGCGTCGGCCTCGTCCTGCTCGCCCTTGGCCTGGTAGCGCTGTGGGCGCTGCCACCGTGGTGGACGCCTTGGCTGTTCGCGGCCCTTTGGCTTGTAGCCGTCGTCCGCCATCTCGCGCGATCCGCTCGCATATCGCCGCTATGGCCGACAGGCACAAGCTGGGTCCCCCTGATCTGCGGACTCGCGCTAGCGGCAGTCGGAGGATGGGCCAGCGTCACCGCCCTGGCCGGCAGAAGCCCATCGCCGGGCGAGATCGTCGATATCCCCAACCCCATGGGGCCGGGCCGCTACCTCGTCGCGCACGGCGGCTCGCGCGAGCTCATCAACGTCCATCTCAAGACGCTCAACCCCGATGTGCCGCGCTTCGCCGACTGGCGCGGCCAGAGCTATGCCATCGACCTGCTGGCCATCAACAAGCTCGGCCTGCGCGTCGACGGCCTGCTGCCGCCGGACCCGGCGCGCTACGTCATCTTCGGGCGGCCCCTCCACGCCCCCTGCGCCGGCACCGTTACCAGCGCGGAAGACGCGCTGCCGGACAACCGCGTGCCCCGAATGAACCGGGACCGGATGCTGGGCAACCATGTCCTGCTGCGCTGTGGCGATGTCGAACTGGTATTCGCCCACCTGCGTCATGGGACGGTGCAGGTCGAGCAAGGCCAGTCCGTCAGCAAGGGCGCGCTGCTCGGCGAAGTCGGCAACTCCGGCAACAGCTCCGAGCCCCACCTGCACATCCACGCCCAGCGCCCCAGCCTGAGTGATGCACCGGCGGCAGGCGAGCCGCTGGCCCTGCGGATCGATGGTCGGTATCCAGTTCGGAATGATGTGATCAGCGGGCACGAATGGTAA
- a CDS encoding MarR family winged helix-turn-helix transcriptional regulator produces the protein MSKNVEAGLVISIINMQSKIQRRIGAALSPHGIGLSEYLVLNQLCVATNQKIRRSDLAEKVGLSPSGVTRLLNPMEKIGLIIKEENPRDARVSLVALSEAGKKLIEDAQISFDHASVTLFDSLDQKRLSAFSDLLKVVIK, from the coding sequence GTGTCGAAAAATGTAGAAGCTGGATTGGTGATAAGCATCATCAATATGCAAAGCAAAATTCAGAGAAGGATTGGCGCCGCACTTTCTCCGCACGGTATTGGTCTATCAGAATATCTTGTTCTAAATCAGCTATGTGTCGCTACAAATCAGAAAATTCGGCGTAGCGATCTTGCGGAGAAAGTAGGTTTAAGCCCGTCCGGCGTTACCCGTCTTCTAAACCCTATGGAAAAAATAGGTCTTATTATAAAAGAAGAAAATCCTCGTGATGCCAGGGTTAGCCTGGTCGCTCTTTCAGAGGCTGGGAAAAAACTTATTGAAGATGCGCAAATTTCGTTCGACCATGCTTCGGTCACGCTATTTGATTCACTCGACCAAAAAAGGTTAAGCGCATTCTCGGATCTACTTAAGGTTGTAATAAAATGA
- a CDS encoding serine hydrolase domain-containing protein, with product MEASVWRRLAGVFVVSLALVACGSSGDQSQADVQGPDDTGAEPPNEGVILAQELAHMVERAGLLSLPTDLETVQNAITTLPNGLGDVVAMHVGRLYATPNDALPAVGPLLDLLQARLELLLGGEQATRLAQDLADGEASILLLPVDATTVIVILPTQVVKAAPSGPALPEAKVDLGQITYEVNGRTRTVDEFMQSGTTNAIGFMHNGQFIYEDYQNGYNPDTRAHMWSVTKSVTTALVGIAVSEGLVDSIHDPIKKYIPDAADTVWEGVTVEDLLQMESGTYWVDVPVHQPEQLVLMGADFHTNGLFGMTRDEYLLRLTRVSEPGEFYRYNSGDAQMLAWLLENVYDRPYAEILSEKIWRPAGMQDDALVAVDRLGNTFASMGLMATPRDMLRFGEIFRNGGRTFDGLQIVPEAWVEASHNYDKANGGGPRGYMWPHWGGVESGNYTAAGYGHQRVSVAPSLNMVGVRFGNDPVDSVAPKEWDALLTAVGNYLQFGETQ from the coding sequence ATGGAGGCATCCGTCTGGCGCCGTCTTGCCGGCGTATTTGTCGTGTCGTTGGCGCTTGTGGCGTGCGGCTCATCCGGGGACCAGAGTCAGGCTGACGTTCAGGGGCCGGACGACACGGGGGCCGAGCCGCCGAATGAGGGCGTGATCCTCGCGCAGGAGCTGGCGCACATGGTCGAGCGGGCTGGCCTGCTTTCGCTGCCGACCGATCTCGAAACGGTGCAGAACGCCATCACGACCCTGCCCAATGGGCTGGGCGATGTGGTCGCGATGCATGTCGGGCGGCTGTATGCGACGCCGAACGACGCCCTGCCCGCCGTCGGGCCGCTGCTGGACCTGCTGCAGGCGCGCCTGGAGCTGTTGCTGGGCGGCGAGCAGGCGACGCGCCTGGCGCAGGACCTGGCGGATGGCGAGGCCTCCATCCTGTTGCTGCCGGTGGATGCGACGACGGTGATCGTGATCCTGCCGACGCAGGTGGTGAAAGCCGCGCCTTCCGGCCCGGCGCTTCCGGAAGCCAAGGTCGACCTCGGTCAGATCACCTATGAGGTAAACGGCCGCACGCGCACGGTCGACGAGTTCATGCAGAGCGGCACGACGAACGCGATCGGGTTCATGCACAACGGCCAGTTCATCTACGAGGACTACCAGAACGGCTACAACCCCGACACCCGGGCGCATATGTGGTCGGTGACGAAGTCGGTGACGACGGCGCTGGTGGGCATCGCCGTTTCGGAGGGCCTGGTCGACTCGATTCACGACCCCATCAAGAAGTACATCCCGGATGCAGCCGACACGGTCTGGGAAGGCGTGACCGTCGAGGATCTGCTGCAGATGGAGTCCGGCACCTACTGGGTGGATGTGCCCGTGCACCAGCCCGAGCAGCTCGTGCTGATGGGCGCGGACTTCCACACCAACGGCCTGTTCGGGATGACCCGCGACGAGTACCTGCTGCGGTTGACGCGCGTCTCCGAGCCGGGCGAGTTCTACCGCTACAACAGCGGCGATGCGCAGATGCTGGCGTGGCTGCTGGAGAACGTCTACGACCGACCCTATGCGGAGATTCTGTCGGAGAAGATCTGGCGGCCCGCGGGCATGCAGGACGATGCGCTGGTCGCGGTCGACCGCCTGGGCAACACCTTCGCGTCGATGGGGCTGATGGCCACGCCGCGGGACATGCTCCGCTTCGGCGAGATCTTCCGCAACGGCGGGCGCACCTTCGACGGGCTGCAAATCGTGCCGGAGGCCTGGGTGGAAGCCTCGCACAACTACGACAAGGCCAACGGCGGCGGCCCGCGCGGCTACATGTGGCCGCACTGGGGCGGCGTCGAGTCCGGCAACTACACGGCCGCGGGGTACGGGCACCAGCGCGTCAGCGTGGCGCCGTCCCTGAACATGGTCGGCGTCCGTTTCGGCAACGACCCGGTCGATTCGGTGGCGCCGAAGGAGTGGGACGCCCTTCTGACGGCGGTGGGCAACTACCTGCAGTTCGGCGAGACGCAGTAG
- a CDS encoding DUF6544 family protein, translating into MLILAFGLALLALLLLAGLALRLLDARADRAEWRRLVAKQTPAGKTFDPAQIAHLPEPARRYFGYVIAPGVPLHSVVEIAMAGSFSLGSQAKPDYQPMHAEQILAVPHGFVWRVRLHGGMCISGSDTGRWTRFRILGIVPVARLGGGPDHALAAYGRFVAEAVFWAPASLLPGPGVRWEAVDDNTARVTVTSGELEQVVDVTVAENGCPKVVAFQRWSNANPEKVWRRQPFGGYLSDFRTKDGYCLPYRVEAGNMFDTPDYFPFFRAEVTAIRYPEGAA; encoded by the coding sequence ATGCTCATCCTCGCTTTCGGACTCGCGCTGCTCGCGCTCCTACTGCTGGCCGGACTTGCCCTGCGGCTCCTGGACGCCCGCGCCGACCGCGCCGAATGGCGCCGGCTGGTGGCAAAGCAAACCCCGGCCGGCAAGACTTTCGACCCGGCGCAGATCGCGCACCTGCCGGAGCCCGCACGGCGCTACTTCGGCTACGTCATCGCACCCGGCGTGCCCCTGCACAGCGTGGTCGAGATCGCCATGGCCGGCAGCTTCAGCCTGGGCAGCCAGGCTAAGCCCGACTACCAGCCCATGCACGCCGAGCAGATTCTTGCCGTGCCCCACGGCTTCGTCTGGCGCGTGCGCTTGCATGGCGGCATGTGCATATCCGGCTCCGACACCGGCCGATGGACGCGCTTCCGCATTCTCGGCATCGTCCCGGTCGCGCGGCTGGGCGGCGGGCCGGATCACGCGCTGGCCGCTTACGGCCGCTTCGTTGCCGAGGCCGTCTTCTGGGCGCCGGCCTCGCTGCTACCCGGCCCGGGCGTGCGCTGGGAAGCCGTCGACGATAATACGGCACGCGTCACCGTCACCAGTGGCGAGCTGGAGCAGGTCGTCGACGTCACCGTCGCAGAGAACGGCTGCCCGAAAGTTGTCGCTTTCCAGCGCTGGAGCAACGCCAATCCCGAAAAGGTCTGGCGCCGCCAGCCCTTCGGCGGCTACCTCTCCGACTTCCGCACCAAGGACGGCTACTGCCTGCCGTACCGGGTAGAGGCCGGCAACATGTTCGACACGCCGGACTACTTCCCCTTCTTCCGCGCCGAAGTCACCGCCATCCGTTACCCCGAGGGTGCTGCGTGA